One segment of Rhodanobacter thiooxydans DNA contains the following:
- a CDS encoding thioredoxin family protein, with product MNTKRKVEVFSAGCAVCDEAVALVERVACSSCEVTVHDMKDINAAKRAKTLGIRSVPAVVIDGKLAACCEGRGIDEAILRVAGLGRSS from the coding sequence ATGAACACGAAACGCAAAGTGGAAGTATTCAGTGCCGGCTGCGCAGTCTGCGATGAGGCAGTGGCGCTGGTCGAGCGTGTGGCCTGTTCGTCCTGCGAGGTCACCGTGCACGACATGAAGGACATCAACGCCGCCAAACGGGCAAAGACCCTCGGCATTCGATCGGTGCCGGCCGTGGTCATCGATGGCAAGCTCGCGGCCTGCTGTGAAGGACGCGGGATCGACGAAGCGATCCTGCGCGTTGCGGGTCTGGGTCGGTCCTCGTAA